Sequence from the Falsibacillus albus genome:
TTGTCGCCGAATTTTTTCACGGCATCCGGGCTCGCGATTGCGAATGGACTCATTGCCAAGTTCTTCAAGAATGGAGCTTGTGGACGTTTAAGCGTGAATTGTACTTGATTGTCATTCAGCGCTTTTACTTCCTTGATGACTAAACCGTCATCGCCTTTGTATCCACCGAACATGGAAGCAAAGTATGGGAATTTATCCGCATCACCGTTCATCCATCTTTCAAAGTTGAATACGACCGCATCGGCATTGAAATCTGTTCCGTCCTGGAATTTTACTCCTTTGCGAAGGTCGAACGTATATGTCAGACCGTCATCGGAAACATCCCATTTCGTTGCTAAGCCTTCATGGATTTGTGTATCCTGTTTTCCGAACTCAACAAGTGTTTCGAAAATATTTTTTGTAACTTTGAATGATTCCCCATCTGTTACAGCTGCTGGATCGAGACCGACTGAGTCACCACCGCGGCCGAAAATTAATGTCTTTTGAGCGGATTCTCCATCAGATCCTTTAGAAGAATTACCGTTTGATGACTTCGAAGAACAGCCGACAAGGGCTGAGGACAAAATCATCAGAAAGACAAAAGCTAGTAAAAAACTCTTTTTCTTCACATTGACCCCTCCATAAATCTTTTTTTATTGTCACGCTGCTTAATCATTCGAGTACAAATGACAAGCAACATAATGACCTGGTTCAGCTTCTTTGAATTGAGGCGTTGCCGATTTGCAAATGTCCATGGCATGCGGACATCTTGTATGGAACGCGCAGCCCTTAGGCGGGTTGGACGGACTCGGGATATCCCCTTGCAGGATGATCGTGTCGCGCTTGTATTCCGGATCCGGGATTGGAACCGCGGAAAGCAGCGCCTGTGTATATGGATGCAGCGGTTTTTCATATAATTTATCGCTTTCTGTAAGCTCCGCCATCCTTCCTAAATACATCACCCCGACTCGGTCGCTTATATGTCTCACGACGCCAAGATCATGGGCGATAAAGATATAGGTCAAATCAAACTCTGATTGGAGATCCTCCAGCAGATTCAGCACCTGGGATTGAATCGAGACATCCAAAGCGGATACCGGCTCATCGGCAATGATCAGTTTTGGTTTTGTCATCAAAGCCCTGGCAATTCCGATCCGCTGCCTCTGCCCCCCAGAAAACTGGTGGGGATACCTTTTGGCATAGTAGCTGCTCAAGCCGACCACTTCCAAAAGCTCCCTAACTTTTTTCTTTCTTTCAGCCGCATTGC
This genomic interval carries:
- a CDS encoding ABC transporter ATP-binding protein; this encodes MTELVKEPLLEIQDLKKHFPLTGGVFGKTVGHVKAVDGVSFSVNKGETLGIVGESGCGKSTTGRMLLRLIEPTEGAIKFEGKDITKLSKKDMRSLRRDMQMVFQDPFASLNPRHTVEKILEEPLIVHGIGNAAERKKKVRELLEVVGLSSYYAKRYPHQFSGGQRQRIGIARALMTKPKLIIADEPVSALDVSIQSQVLNLLEDLQSEFDLTYIFIAHDLGVVRHISDRVGVMYLGRMAELTESDKLYEKPLHPYTQALLSAVPIPDPEYKRDTIILQGDIPSPSNPPKGCAFHTRCPHAMDICKSATPQFKEAEPGHYVACHLYSND